A single Trichocoleus sp. FACHB-46 DNA region contains:
- a CDS encoding glycosyltransferase, protein MPLISVVIPAYNAEKTIKATIGSVLSQTFLDFELIVINDGSLDTTADIVSNIQDSRIKLISQPNSGPQKSRNRGICEAQGEYLAFLDADDLWTPEKLEAQLKSLRANPDAAVAYSWTNWIDETGQFLRRGAYISATGNVYEKLLLIDFVESGSNPLVLRRALDHVGYFDESLVGGQDWDMWLRLAACYPFTVVTSPQILYRKYPNSNSWSNNVERQELGFQRVIEKALAQAPEAIQCRRKDILANRYKCLVVDALERPAGQKRGLTAARFLWVAIQNDPALLRAKVLVKLIFRTTAVIFLPPELAQALLLKAGKFLDVRALYGYLRIDPSASSPTSAELT, encoded by the coding sequence ATGCCGCTAATCTCTGTTGTGATACCAGCTTATAATGCAGAGAAAACAATTAAGGCAACTATTGGCTCAGTTTTAAGCCAAACATTCTTAGACTTCGAGCTTATTGTTATCAATGATGGCTCTTTAGATACAACAGCAGACATTGTTTCAAATATTCAAGATTCTCGAATTAAGTTGATTTCTCAACCTAATTCTGGTCCTCAAAAAAGTCGCAATCGTGGTATCTGTGAAGCTCAAGGAGAGTATCTTGCTTTCCTTGATGCAGATGATTTGTGGACTCCTGAAAAACTAGAAGCCCAGTTAAAATCACTACGAGCAAATCCAGATGCTGCTGTAGCTTATAGCTGGACTAATTGGATTGATGAAACAGGACAGTTTTTAAGGCGAGGAGCTTATATTAGTGCGACAGGGAATGTTTATGAAAAGTTGCTGCTAATTGATTTTGTCGAAAGTGGCTCTAACCCATTAGTGCTTAGGCGGGCACTAGATCACGTTGGTTATTTTGACGAGTCACTCGTAGGAGGTCAAGATTGGGATATGTGGCTTCGGCTTGCCGCTTGCTATCCATTTACAGTGGTTACTTCCCCCCAAATTTTATATAGAAAATATCCCAATTCCAATTCTTGGTCAAATAATGTAGAACGACAAGAGCTAGGTTTTCAGCGAGTGATTGAAAAAGCTCTAGCTCAAGCTCCGGAAGCAATTCAATGTCGTAGAAAAGATATTCTGGCTAACCGCTATAAGTGTTTGGTCGTAGACGCCTTAGAACGGCCAGCAGGACAAAAACGTGGCTTGACAGCGGCTCGATTTCTTTGGGTGGCGATTCAAAACGATCCAGCTTTGTTACGAGCAAAAGTTTTAGTCAAATTGATTTTTAGGACTACTGCTGTTATTTTCTTGCCACCTGAGCTAGCTCAAGCCCTATTGCTAAAAGCTGGAAAATTTTTAGATGTTAGAGCTTTGTATGGCTATCTTCGAATTGATCCATCTGCGTCGTCGCCTACTTCAGCGGAACTCACCTAA
- the htpG gene encoding molecular chaperone HtpG yields MATILEQGNISIHTENIFPIIKKWLYSDHEIFLRELISNAVDAIQKLKMVSYAGEFSGEAGEPEIQITLDKDKKTLSVSDNGIGMTAEEVKKYLNQVAFSSAEEFVEKYKNSTDQQIIGHFGLGFYSSFMVAARVDVDTLSYREGSQAVHWSCDGSTEFSLEESDRAQRGTTVTLTLQEEELEYLEPYRIKQLVKTYCDFMPVPIKLDGEQINRQKAPWKESPSNLTKEDYLEFYRYLYPFQEEPLLWVHLNTDYPFVVNGILYFPKLKPDVDVTKGQIKLFCNQVFVSDNCEEVIPRFLLPLRGVIDSVDIPLNVSRSFLQNDRTVRRIADYIAKKVGDRLKELYRDNREEYVRCWQDLGTFVKFGSINDDKFKKQVEDILIYRSTAELKPTTAETPAVEVQSEEGDAWQTVTPASEASPGPSYTTIKEYLERNQSRHENRVFYCTDEVTQATYVELHKKQGLEVLFMDSFIDTHFISFLEREYSEVKFSRVDSDLDDTLIEKDQAADIVDPKTNQTRGEQLKELFQKALNRPKLIIRTESLKSDDPKGTPPAIVLLPEALRRLQEMNALMQQQLAQFPEEHVLLVNTAHPLIQNLINLNQGSIIQAEGQSASNELADMICQHVYDLALMSQKGFDAEGMKAFVERSNEVLTRLTEQAAK; encoded by the coding sequence ATGGCAACCATTCTGGAACAGGGCAACATCAGTATTCATACTGAGAACATCTTTCCAATTATCAAGAAGTGGCTTTACTCAGACCACGAAATCTTTCTGCGAGAACTGATCTCAAATGCGGTTGATGCAATTCAGAAGCTAAAGATGGTTTCTTATGCTGGAGAGTTCTCTGGCGAGGCAGGAGAGCCAGAAATCCAAATCACGCTTGATAAAGACAAGAAAACCCTCTCTGTCTCTGATAACGGAATTGGCATGACTGCGGAGGAGGTCAAGAAGTACCTCAACCAAGTAGCATTCTCTAGCGCTGAAGAATTCGTTGAAAAGTACAAGAACTCCACTGATCAACAAATCATTGGTCACTTTGGGCTGGGATTTTATTCCTCGTTCATGGTGGCCGCGCGGGTTGATGTTGACACACTTTCTTATCGAGAGGGTTCTCAAGCCGTTCATTGGTCCTGCGATGGCTCAACCGAGTTTAGCCTTGAAGAATCCGATCGGGCTCAACGAGGAACTACGGTAACTTTAACCCTACAAGAGGAGGAGTTAGAGTATCTGGAGCCTTACCGAATTAAGCAGTTAGTAAAAACTTACTGCGACTTTATGCCAGTGCCCATCAAGCTGGATGGAGAGCAAATTAATCGACAAAAAGCTCCTTGGAAAGAGTCTCCTAGTAACCTGACCAAAGAAGATTATTTAGAGTTTTATCGTTATCTCTATCCTTTCCAAGAAGAGCCTCTATTGTGGGTGCATCTCAATACTGATTACCCCTTTGTTGTCAATGGCATTCTTTACTTTCCTAAGTTGAAGCCAGATGTAGACGTTACTAAGGGCCAAATCAAGCTATTTTGCAACCAAGTATTTGTTAGTGACAATTGCGAAGAAGTCATTCCTCGATTCCTATTGCCTCTGCGGGGTGTGATTGACAGCGTTGATATTCCGCTGAATGTTTCCCGTAGCTTTTTACAAAACGATCGCACGGTCCGGAGAATTGCGGACTATATCGCTAAGAAAGTGGGCGATCGCCTGAAAGAACTCTACCGAGACAATCGGGAAGAGTATGTTCGCTGCTGGCAAGACTTAGGAACTTTCGTCAAATTTGGCTCCATCAACGACGACAAGTTCAAGAAGCAAGTTGAAGATATTTTGATCTATCGCTCCACTGCTGAGTTGAAACCAACTACTGCTGAAACGCCTGCGGTTGAAGTGCAGTCTGAAGAAGGCGACGCCTGGCAAACAGTAACTCCTGCTTCAGAAGCTAGTCCTGGACCTTCCTACACCACTATCAAAGAGTATCTAGAGCGTAATCAATCGCGCCACGAGAATCGAGTTTTTTACTGCACGGATGAAGTGACTCAAGCTACTTATGTAGAGTTGCATAAGAAGCAGGGGTTAGAAGTCCTCTTTATGGACTCTTTCATCGATACCCACTTCATTAGTTTCTTGGAGCGAGAGTATTCTGAGGTTAAGTTCTCGCGTGTAGACTCTGACCTCGATGACACTCTGATTGAAAAGGATCAGGCGGCTGATATTGTTGACCCGAAAACGAATCAGACTCGCGGTGAGCAACTGAAGGAATTATTCCAGAAAGCACTCAACCGGCCCAAGCTAATTATTCGCACCGAAAGTTTGAAATCGGACGATCCCAAAGGCACTCCCCCAGCGATCGTGCTTTTGCCAGAAGCTTTGCGTCGCTTGCAAGAGATGAACGCTTTGATGCAACAGCAACTAGCTCAGTTTCCCGAAGAGCATGTCCTGCTGGTGAACACGGCTCATCCCTTGATTCAAAATCTAATTAATCTGAACCAAGGCAGCATTATTCAAGCTGAAGGACAATCTGCTTCCAACGAACTAGCAGATATGATTTGTCAGCATGTCTACGACTTAGCCTTAATGTCTCAGAAAGGATTTGATGCTGAAGGTATGAAGGCGTTTGTAGAACGCTCTAACGAAGTGCTAACTCGCCTAACAGAGCAGGCAGCGAAGTAG
- a CDS encoding prepilin-type N-terminal cleavage/methylation domain-containing protein — translation MMKHVQTYLSGRLKSPSSKPDSGFTIIESLMAIVVLTVLLIAIAPPMAISVASRVRARQVELATQAGQGYIDSLRSGAISPPDKARCATDTLPDSGDPCLAPPTAALLTDSDQGTLINANGNISFTDPQDFVIQAIRTRTSADTNTDAVARGEAARREGYGLLIRVYRGDADVFRGGSGTPNTTPVANLFTGATAKGGGFRNRPLIVLKTDIGTRSTSSNIQQRVPTNLY, via the coding sequence ATGATGAAACACGTTCAAACCTATCTTTCAGGACGGCTAAAATCTCCATCCTCTAAACCCGATTCAGGTTTTACGATCATTGAGTCCTTAATGGCGATCGTTGTATTAACAGTGCTGTTGATCGCGATCGCCCCACCAATGGCCATCTCTGTGGCTTCCAGGGTCAGAGCTAGGCAAGTTGAGCTAGCCACTCAAGCAGGACAAGGATATATCGACAGCTTGCGCTCCGGTGCCATTAGCCCACCCGATAAAGCTCGCTGTGCAACTGATACCTTGCCTGACAGTGGCGATCCTTGCCTCGCGCCGCCTACAGCAGCGCTTCTTACTGATTCTGATCAGGGAACATTAATTAATGCCAACGGTAATATTAGTTTCACAGATCCTCAAGACTTTGTGATCCAGGCAATCCGCACTCGCACCAGCGCAGACACCAATACTGATGCAGTTGCTAGAGGGGAAGCAGCTAGACGAGAAGGCTATGGTCTATTAATCAGGGTTTACCGAGGAGATGCGGATGTTTTTAGAGGTGGTTCTGGCACCCCGAACACTACTCCTGTAGCAAACCTATTTACAGGTGCAACCGCTAAAGGGGGAGGGTTCCGTAATCGACCTCTTATCGTACTAAAAACTGACATTGGTACTCGGAGCACTAGCAGCAATATTCAACAAAGGGTTCCTACCAACCTTTACTAA
- the hpsA gene encoding hormogonium polysaccharide biosynthesis protein HpsA: MPTRKPATHNKLTNWLLRSLLVVGQRSRLTNSGFVLPTVVMVSLVVVLLTTALIVRSLDRTKNASNARVNQAALNAAAPALDRARAKLDALFEDPNLPRATPADRRLRDVMDDSKYTFPDEVRLKLVADANNNNTIGENANRTAGGYTLENDETSRQGWKFPVDTDSNGRYDAYTFYSIAWRLPPRRPDGTFTRGRSPLEARTPPMSVNNIGGQCATAAGTSASLVGNSGWYASNGKIVKSFSVYAATVPIASGDPVLTNNRYEANNKNKGISVLEVQQDRSRVPLNNNAVLYEDDLDITPGPEFKLNGRVFTNSNLFTTGANVTLFQVSSQNSCYYTEDNSRIEVGGNVGKGPLTGNTVTGDNVGIHLFNKPGVRPREDVFQNTDQSTTNNPREVAYNSRAYTLRIDFLVRAAQLRAATTDPQEVIADTARRLREDPGLGVEARRRSLERYFRNRTRRIPYSEVPFGQEATLAVGTTYTTASVFTGRDNPLRPPDEWALPANLTTGASFNNLTLATAKPEATDPEASRTDLEEARLGDRMLIGNGLPATWFNGLKFVGEGVEQLVRKAGGTPEKWTARNTIDRTRSTRVDELSDLGDTGRNGFWEQSAAQRPEDKLQAVGGLRVVTGAGIYAPTPATTFLPAPPDSNLTDDPAAPAPPIATYNDPNTPLTQESYRVVWPDSMPMSRADDPITPIDESILSGHLKMRATAVYHYDISPYNPDAPTNYQTPVACVSSYYDPTNAITARNRTDLGLPDVSGGIDTTVVADGVIDRLYNGDAPGAPLTTLTGARSNNGVSYIPITTSANIAVGSGANAAGLFLPEDSNVAVAGNWRQKLNYQANLVFPNGRFVNEPLRNALKNLDAPGGKPLSLADQSAIDSSLCGLDIASNSLTPSEARIPHGAIKEAAFLDARQVKAIEGRSFAVTTGSSAGNVRTYTVSNLSDVSDTAVLTARIRVGDVVTVQGFAGGANETLLNVVKGTVTAVTPNVGNPGGTIQVTALAPATVSATTSSKAGITELLTTRSDLAIEDRQPLEVRTTVIDLNRIRRQPIAGGLFSAALGMQGEYVLPNSGIIYATRDDATPDLSEPLPTTAGLTDEQRQATQQLLSPVDYRLDPARRPSGIMLVNGSRLNRTDDNTYRAEEKGLILATNLPVYVQADTLRGTTAALKGFNLHDREEFTQQLATRANWTADYFYNTRATLDREFACRPGTPGLNCGTGDFWRPASVISDAVSLLSDSFALGYRADGDYDLRNNNQDNWATVKKRRQNGFFDNNFVTSRAFTDADYRGNPDTPPTTYRPSSYFNNFVTPIQRRVNTHEYLMEMCVKVPVSSCGPTDWWVRPPKTNTPADLGLKATPAAATGAPLSIGTNVLDTVHAAGTTSQPAIPEFRQYARRIAFARNIYGALEFTPMISGPKSEATAIPIGISTAGAIARFPYTTYASAPPRTQENTLWFAGVKNVNTAANVGYGQPGYAPNRTYATNQPLYYLPPDKGGEKLILPDTPEIPTVPSLNGPGTTDPSDFTVCVKNSGESNKYQVTGLSGTCATPDLTKIEAARDALAGLTPSLGTLTGNTQTLTASRDVNVYTLPNGNPTINGGQTITLEGNSDSIFVFQGGAAVNFGRDGDPGVTLILNGVSPNNVFWISNGSVTFADAVGTPHTLAGNFLGKTDVKVGANTKIFGGRLLGFVNNSQSIPASASITAVTADGQPLVTPVLQTQVTTGGPTDTNDLSSITNNNVVSNNTRWQQRATTNNFNLVIAAGDSPARVANIADTTNSWIEGGGGLHNFPRFLENWTRVKARIAGSFIQIKRSAYATAPFQPVVVSTAAGFVESSDPQTATGVSLFGADYRQAYRTDNGEIGSTSWGKHPYYEPPTREWGFDVALLTQLPDLFAQRFTAPTGTRDEFFRQVDRSDAWVQTLLCAAQPQDLSNAQARQSGVAPTGTQFVPALQTNNPYRPACTATNADYNR; this comes from the coding sequence ATGCCAACTCGCAAACCAGCTACCCACAATAAGTTAACGAATTGGCTCCTACGCAGCCTACTCGTGGTTGGTCAGCGATCGCGCCTGACTAATTCCGGTTTTGTCTTGCCCACGGTGGTCATGGTGTCACTAGTAGTCGTCCTCTTAACGACCGCGCTTATCGTACGGTCTTTGGACCGCACTAAGAATGCGAGCAATGCCAGAGTTAACCAAGCTGCATTAAATGCTGCTGCTCCTGCGCTTGACCGTGCTAGAGCAAAATTGGATGCTCTATTTGAAGACCCCAACTTACCAAGGGCAACTCCAGCGGACCGTCGATTGCGCGACGTGATGGACGATTCGAAATACACCTTTCCTGATGAAGTGCGTCTTAAGTTGGTTGCTGATGCTAATAACAACAACACAATTGGAGAAAACGCTAATCGGACGGCAGGTGGTTACACCTTAGAAAATGATGAAACCAGCCGACAAGGTTGGAAGTTTCCAGTTGATACAGATAGCAATGGCCGCTACGATGCTTATACTTTTTATTCCATTGCTTGGCGACTACCACCTAGAAGACCAGATGGCACCTTTACCAGAGGTCGCTCTCCCTTAGAAGCTCGGACTCCGCCCATGTCAGTCAATAACATTGGTGGACAATGTGCGACTGCGGCCGGTACCAGTGCTTCCTTGGTTGGCAACTCCGGTTGGTATGCTAGCAATGGCAAAATTGTTAAGAGCTTTTCTGTATATGCTGCTACGGTCCCGATTGCTAGTGGCGACCCAGTTCTGACAAATAACCGCTATGAAGCTAACAACAAGAACAAAGGGATTTCGGTTCTAGAAGTTCAGCAAGATCGGAGTCGAGTTCCGCTAAATAATAACGCTGTTCTTTATGAAGATGATCTAGATATTACCCCTGGTCCTGAATTCAAACTAAACGGACGTGTTTTTACCAATAGCAACCTCTTTACAACTGGAGCTAACGTTACTCTTTTTCAGGTGAGTAGCCAGAACTCCTGCTATTACACAGAAGATAACAGCAGGATTGAAGTTGGCGGTAACGTTGGTAAGGGTCCGTTAACAGGTAACACCGTAACTGGTGACAATGTAGGCATTCACTTATTTAACAAACCTGGAGTGCGGCCTCGGGAGGATGTATTTCAGAATACTGACCAATCAACCACGAATAACCCTAGAGAAGTTGCTTACAATAGCAGAGCTTATACGCTGCGGATTGACTTTCTAGTACGTGCAGCTCAGCTACGAGCAGCAACCACTGACCCCCAAGAAGTAATAGCCGACACTGCGAGACGTCTAAGAGAAGACCCAGGTCTAGGTGTAGAGGCTCGGCGTAGGTCGTTAGAGCGGTATTTTAGAAACCGTACACGCCGGATCCCGTACAGTGAAGTACCGTTTGGGCAAGAGGCAACTTTAGCTGTTGGTACTACTTATACTACTGCTAGTGTTTTTACAGGACGGGATAATCCGTTACGTCCACCTGATGAGTGGGCTTTACCTGCCAACCTAACCACAGGAGCAAGTTTTAATAATTTAACTCTTGCGACTGCGAAGCCGGAAGCGACTGACCCAGAAGCGAGCAGAACAGATCTCGAGGAGGCTCGACTTGGCGATCGCATGCTTATTGGGAATGGGTTGCCTGCTACTTGGTTCAACGGTTTGAAATTCGTTGGTGAGGGTGTTGAGCAACTTGTCCGTAAAGCTGGCGGCACTCCAGAAAAGTGGACTGCTCGGAACACTATCGATCGCACCCGCAGTACACGGGTGGATGAACTGAGTGACTTAGGTGATACAGGTCGTAACGGCTTCTGGGAACAATCGGCGGCTCAAAGGCCAGAAGATAAGCTGCAAGCGGTAGGTGGTTTACGGGTTGTCACTGGTGCAGGTATTTATGCCCCAACCCCTGCTACCACCTTCTTACCTGCTCCACCCGACAGCAACCTTACAGATGATCCGGCAGCACCTGCTCCTCCCATCGCAACTTATAATGACCCAAACACACCACTGACCCAGGAGAGCTATCGGGTTGTTTGGCCAGACAGCATGCCCATGTCCCGTGCTGATGATCCAATCACGCCTATTGATGAGAGCATCCTGTCAGGGCACCTCAAGATGCGAGCTACTGCGGTGTATCACTATGACATTAGCCCGTATAACCCTGATGCACCTACAAATTACCAAACTCCTGTTGCTTGTGTTAGTAGCTATTACGACCCAACTAACGCTATAACAGCAAGAAATCGAACAGATTTAGGTTTGCCAGACGTCAGTGGTGGTATTGACACCACCGTGGTGGCTGATGGAGTGATTGACAGACTTTATAATGGTGACGCTCCAGGGGCACCGCTCACTACTCTAACCGGAGCTAGGTCGAACAACGGTGTTAGCTATATTCCTATTACTACATCTGCTAATATTGCTGTTGGTTCAGGTGCTAATGCAGCGGGTCTATTTTTACCAGAAGACAGCAATGTGGCAGTAGCAGGTAACTGGCGACAGAAGCTCAATTACCAAGCTAATTTGGTGTTCCCCAATGGACGTTTTGTAAATGAGCCACTCCGTAATGCTTTAAAGAATTTAGATGCACCTGGTGGGAAACCGCTGAGCTTAGCTGACCAGTCCGCAATTGACTCTAGTCTTTGCGGCTTAGACATTGCTAGCAATAGCCTGACTCCCAGTGAAGCAAGAATCCCACATGGAGCTATTAAAGAAGCGGCCTTCTTGGATGCGAGACAGGTTAAAGCCATTGAAGGACGCTCATTTGCGGTCACTACAGGCTCTTCTGCCGGAAATGTACGCACTTACACTGTCTCAAATCTCTCAGACGTTAGTGACACTGCCGTATTGACGGCCCGCATTAGAGTTGGTGATGTTGTTACCGTTCAAGGCTTTGCAGGCGGTGCCAATGAGACATTGCTCAACGTCGTTAAGGGTACTGTAACTGCAGTTACTCCTAACGTTGGCAATCCTGGTGGAACAATTCAAGTTACGGCTCTTGCGCCTGCTACTGTTAGTGCTACTACTTCAAGTAAGGCAGGAATTACGGAACTGCTGACAACTCGCTCTGACCTAGCGATAGAAGATCGGCAGCCCCTGGAAGTCCGTACTACTGTCATCGATCTAAATAGAATTCGCAGGCAACCGATCGCGGGGGGGCTATTCTCAGCGGCGTTAGGGATGCAGGGAGAATACGTGCTACCCAATAGCGGTATTATCTATGCCACTCGCGATGATGCTACCCCAGACTTGAGTGAGCCTCTGCCCACAACAGCAGGGCTGACAGATGAACAGCGGCAAGCCACACAGCAGCTTCTCAGCCCAGTGGATTATAGGCTCGATCCAGCTCGTCGTCCCAGTGGCATCATGCTGGTCAATGGCAGCAGGCTAAATCGGACAGACGACAATACCTATCGGGCTGAAGAGAAAGGTCTCATCTTAGCAACTAATCTACCTGTTTATGTTCAGGCAGATACCCTAAGAGGAACCACAGCTGCCCTTAAAGGGTTTAATCTACACGACCGCGAGGAGTTTACCCAACAGCTAGCTACTCGAGCTAACTGGACCGCAGACTATTTCTATAACACCCGCGCAACACTCGATCGTGAGTTCGCTTGCCGTCCTGGCACTCCGGGCCTCAATTGTGGCACAGGAGATTTCTGGCGGCCTGCTTCTGTAATTTCTGATGCTGTTTCTCTGTTGTCTGATAGTTTTGCGTTGGGCTACCGGGCTGATGGTGACTACGATCTCCGCAATAATAATCAAGATAACTGGGCCACAGTGAAGAAGCGCAGACAAAATGGTTTCTTCGATAACAACTTTGTCACCAGTCGCGCCTTTACGGATGCAGACTACAGAGGTAATCCTGACACCCCACCAACAACTTATCGTCCTAGCTCTTACTTCAACAACTTCGTCACTCCAATTCAGCGTCGGGTCAATACGCATGAGTACCTCATGGAGATGTGCGTTAAGGTGCCTGTCTCGTCTTGTGGACCGACGGATTGGTGGGTAAGACCTCCCAAAACCAATACTCCTGCTGATCTTGGCTTAAAAGCTACTCCTGCTGCTGCAACTGGAGCTCCCCTGAGTATTGGTACAAATGTGCTAGATACAGTGCACGCAGCAGGTACAACCTCTCAACCCGCCATACCCGAATTTCGTCAGTATGCTCGTCGTATTGCTTTTGCCCGCAATATCTATGGGGCGCTTGAATTTACGCCAATGATATCGGGCCCAAAGAGTGAGGCAACTGCAATTCCTATTGGAATTAGCACTGCTGGCGCGATCGCTAGATTTCCTTACACTACTTACGCTAGTGCTCCTCCCCGCACACAAGAAAACACATTGTGGTTTGCAGGTGTTAAAAACGTCAACACCGCAGCTAACGTAGGCTATGGCCAACCTGGCTATGCCCCCAACCGGACTTACGCTACAAATCAGCCCCTGTACTACCTACCCCCCGACAAAGGCGGCGAAAAGCTGATTCTGCCAGATACTCCTGAGATTCCAACTGTGCCTAGTCTCAATGGGCCAGGTACCACAGATCCTTCTGACTTTACTGTCTGCGTTAAAAATTCAGGTGAGTCGAACAAGTATCAAGTTACTGGCTTAAGTGGCACCTGTGCTACTCCAGACCTTACCAAAATCGAAGCGGCTAGGGATGCACTAGCAGGGTTAACGCCATCCCTTGGAACTTTGACCGGCAACACTCAAACCTTGACTGCATCCCGTGATGTCAACGTTTATACTTTGCCTAATGGCAACCCAACGATTAATGGTGGACAAACCATTACTTTAGAAGGTAATTCTGATTCCATATTCGTTTTTCAAGGTGGTGCTGCTGTTAACTTTGGTAGGGATGGTGATCCTGGCGTAACCTTGATTCTAAATGGAGTCAGTCCTAACAATGTCTTCTGGATTTCTAACGGTTCTGTGACGTTTGCGGATGCGGTAGGAACCCCGCATACGCTAGCAGGCAATTTTCTTGGTAAAACAGACGTGAAGGTAGGTGCTAATACGAAAATCTTCGGCGGTCGTTTGCTGGGCTTCGTCAATAACAGTCAAAGTATTCCGGCTAGCGCTTCGATTACAGCGGTTACTGCTGATGGACAGCCCTTAGTCACGCCTGTTCTTCAGACTCAAGTTACCACTGGTGGCCCTACAGACACCAATGATCTAAGCTCCATCACTAATAACAACGTTGTTAGCAACAACACTCGCTGGCAGCAAAGAGCTACAACCAATAACTTCAATTTGGTAATTGCAGCGGGTGACTCTCCAGCACGGGTAGCCAATATTGCTGATACAACTAACTCTTGGATTGAAGGTGGCGGGGGTTTACATAACTTCCCACGCTTCCTAGAAAATTGGACTAGGGTCAAAGCTAGAATCGCTGGTTCTTTTATTCAGATTAAGCGAAGCGCTTACGCAACTGCACCGTTCCAACCTGTGGTAGTATCTACAGCCGCTGGGTTTGTTGAGTCTAGTGATCCCCAAACTGCGACAGGCGTTAGTCTGTTCGGGGCTGATTATCGGCAGGCCTACAGAACCGATAACGGGGAGATTGGGAGCACCAGCTGGGGCAAACATCCTTACTACGAGCCACCAACTCGAGAATGGGGTTTCGATGTAGCCTTGCTGACTCAGTTGCCCGACTTGTTTGCTCAGCGATTCACTGCACCTACAGGTACTCGAGACGAGTTCTTTAGGCAGGTCGATCGCAGTGACGCTTGGGTACAAACGCTGTTGTGTGCAGCCCAACCTCAAGATCTCAGCAATGCTCAAGCCCGCCAATCTGGGGTGGCTCCTACTGGTACACAATTTGTTCCTGCCTTGCAGACCAATAACCCCTATCGGCCTGCTTGTACTGCTACCAACGCAGATTACAACCGTTAA
- the rpmB gene encoding 50S ribosomal protein L28, producing MSRKCQLTGKKANNAYAVSHSHRRTKKLQEVNLQWKRIWWAEGNRWVRLRLSTKAIKTLEHKGLAAMAKEAGLNLNHH from the coding sequence ATGTCTCGCAAATGCCAACTGACCGGCAAGAAGGCAAACAACGCCTACGCCGTTTCTCACTCTCACCGTCGTACCAAAAAGCTGCAAGAAGTTAACCTACAGTGGAAACGCATCTGGTGGGCTGAAGGTAATCGCTGGGTTCGTCTCCGACTATCGACCAAAGCCATCAAAACTTTGGAGCACAAGGGTCTGGCAGCGATGGCGAAAGAAGCAGGTCTTAACCTCAACCATCACTAA
- a CDS encoding glycosyltransferase, whose product MPLVSVIIPAFNSEKTIRETIDSVLHQTLSNVEIIVINDGSQDSTLEVAASISDVRLKIFSYNNAGVSASRNRGLIHASGDYIAFLDADDLWTLDKLQTQLEALQSHPKAVVAYSWTDWIDESGQFLRHGGHITENGDVHKQLLLRDFIESGSNPLILKQALIEVGGFNETLSAAADWDMWLRLAARYEFVAVPSAQVLYRVSSQSMSANVWKMEAESKQVIERAFTQVPDSLSLKRQVLAQRYQYLTLKALEGSLDRYRGITAARFFKEAVRNNPKWLGRIRLMVVILGKIAIAILLPAHSAQGMLKAIKQWVRKSRGLSEPQQVK is encoded by the coding sequence ATGCCCCTAGTTTCTGTGATCATCCCAGCCTTTAACAGCGAAAAAACGATTCGAGAAACAATTGATTCAGTTCTACATCAAACACTGAGTAATGTTGAAATCATTGTTATTAACGATGGCTCTCAAGATTCAACGCTAGAAGTTGCTGCTAGTATTTCGGATGTTCGCCTCAAAATATTTTCCTACAATAATGCTGGAGTATCGGCCAGTCGCAACCGTGGTTTGATTCATGCTTCGGGCGATTATATTGCATTTCTTGATGCCGATGACTTGTGGACTCTTGATAAGCTACAAACTCAGCTAGAAGCCCTTCAAAGTCATCCTAAGGCTGTAGTAGCTTATAGTTGGACTGATTGGATTGATGAATCTGGCCAATTTCTACGGCATGGTGGACATATCACAGAAAATGGTGACGTTCACAAGCAATTGTTGTTAAGGGATTTCATTGAAAGTGGCTCTAATCCTTTAATTCTTAAACAGGCGCTGATTGAAGTAGGAGGCTTCAATGAAACCTTAAGTGCTGCTGCAGATTGGGATATGTGGTTGCGCCTAGCAGCGCGTTATGAGTTTGTAGCAGTACCATCTGCTCAAGTTTTATACCGAGTTTCTTCGCAATCGATGTCTGCTAATGTCTGGAAGATGGAGGCTGAAAGCAAGCAAGTTATTGAACGTGCGTTTACTCAAGTGCCTGACTCTCTGTCCTTGAAACGGCAGGTACTAGCTCAGCGCTACCAGTATTTGACCCTCAAAGCTTTAGAAGGCTCTCTCGATCGTTACCGTGGCATTACAGCAGCACGATTCTTTAAAGAAGCAGTTCGTAATAACCCCAAGTGGTTAGGTCGCATTCGGTTAATGGTAGTTATTTTGGGAAAAATTGCGATCGCAATTTTGTTACCCGCTCATTCTGCTCAAGGAATGCTCAAAGCAATCAAGCAATGGGTTCGCAAAAGCAGAGGCCTCTCAGAACCTCAGCAAGTAAAATAG